Proteins found in one Solitalea lacus genomic segment:
- a CDS encoding OPT family oligopeptide transporter: MQDSTPQFKPYVAASSDLAEFTVKSILLGGIFGIIFGAANVYLALKAGLTVSASIPISVMAISLGRKLFKTTILENNIIQTTGSAGESIASGVAFTLPAFLFLSIGDGGKSVGADYFNYLTIFTLAAMGGVLGTLMMIPLRRSLIVKEHGNLPYPEGTACASVLIAGEKGGDFSKTAYQGLGFAIVYAVFQKIFNLIAAVPTWATKQTDKFFPSATVNGEITPEYLGVGYIIGPRIAGVLVAGGVLAWLGLIPLLASLVPGEAIATQLIKLGYMKDLATGGGDLGWNPVNKTFEDTASAIYYAYVRQIGAGAVAIGGLMTLLKSIPTIIRSFKESIGSLKDRQSGDGISRTERDLSFKVVIIGSVILVLLVLFMPQIPSSSLIGKLLIGVLVIVFGFFFVTVSSRIVGLIGSSSNPISGMTIATLMGTCLIFISIGWTGKVFEPMALVIGAIICIAAANAGATSQDLKTGFIIGATPKYQQIALFIGAVVSSVVIGATIKMLDTPTEAAMREGVMHTIGTKAFPAPQGTLMATLIRGLLSFNLDWQYVLVGAFLSITIELCGVNALSFAVGAYLPLSTTLPIFVGGAIKGLVDWKMKKENRHEDEELGKGSLFATGLVAGGAVAGVLIAFAQVLFEEQLKAVSWQDSLTAALGSGGYQLLGTLLFAFMGLVLYRIAMKRD; the protein is encoded by the coding sequence ATGCAAGATTCTACACCTCAGTTTAAGCCTTATGTTGCTGCCAGCTCTGATTTGGCCGAGTTTACAGTCAAGTCCATATTATTGGGCGGAATATTTGGTATTATTTTCGGAGCAGCCAATGTGTACCTGGCTCTTAAAGCCGGTCTCACTGTTTCTGCATCCATTCCGATTTCAGTAATGGCCATTTCGCTGGGTAGAAAACTTTTTAAGACCACTATCCTGGAAAACAACATTATCCAAACAACTGGCTCTGCAGGCGAATCTATTGCATCTGGTGTGGCTTTTACCTTGCCTGCATTTCTGTTTCTGTCCATTGGTGATGGAGGAAAAAGTGTTGGTGCTGATTACTTTAATTATCTTACCATATTTACCTTAGCTGCAATGGGTGGAGTTTTGGGCACCTTAATGATGATTCCATTGCGCAGGTCGCTAATTGTTAAGGAGCATGGAAATCTTCCCTACCCTGAAGGTACAGCATGTGCATCGGTATTAATTGCCGGTGAAAAGGGCGGCGACTTTTCTAAAACGGCTTACCAAGGTCTAGGGTTTGCCATTGTTTATGCCGTATTTCAGAAAATATTCAATCTGATAGCTGCTGTTCCTACATGGGCCACTAAGCAAACTGATAAATTTTTTCCATCCGCTACCGTTAATGGTGAAATTACTCCTGAATACTTAGGAGTGGGTTATATTATAGGTCCCCGTATTGCAGGGGTATTAGTAGCAGGTGGTGTCCTTGCTTGGTTAGGTTTGATTCCTTTGCTTGCATCATTGGTTCCAGGTGAAGCTATTGCAACGCAATTAATCAAGTTGGGTTACATGAAGGATTTAGCTACTGGAGGAGGCGATTTGGGTTGGAATCCTGTTAATAAAACTTTTGAAGATACCGCATCGGCAATTTATTATGCTTATGTACGGCAAATTGGTGCTGGCGCAGTGGCCATAGGAGGTTTAATGACTTTGTTAAAAAGTATTCCAACTATTATTCGCTCATTTAAAGAAAGTATCGGGTCATTGAAGGATCGTCAATCGGGCGATGGAATTTCAAGGACAGAGCGAGACCTTTCTTTTAAAGTGGTCATTATTGGTAGTGTTATTCTGGTATTATTGGTTTTGTTTATGCCTCAAATACCTAGCAGCTCTTTAATAGGTAAGTTGCTGATTGGGGTTTTAGTAATTGTATTTGGGTTCTTTTTTGTTACCGTTTCAAGTCGAATTGTAGGTCTGATAGGATCAAGCTCCAACCCTATTTCGGGTATGACCATCGCAACTTTGATGGGTACATGTTTAATTTTTATCAGCATCGGTTGGACTGGAAAAGTTTTCGAGCCAATGGCTTTGGTAATAGGTGCTATAATTTGTATTGCTGCTGCCAATGCCGGGGCTACTTCTCAGGATTTAAAAACCGGATTTATCATAGGAGCAACTCCTAAATATCAGCAAATAGCGCTGTTTATTGGCGCAGTGGTTTCCTCAGTCGTTATTGGCGCCACAATCAAAATGTTGGATACCCCTACTGAGGCGGCAATGCGAGAAGGAGTTATGCATACTATCGGTACTAAAGCTTTTCCTGCTCCGCAAGGAACATTAATGGCTACTTTAATTCGTGGTTTGTTGTCATTTAATCTTGATTGGCAATATGTTTTAGTGGGGGCGTTTTTATCCATTACAATTGAGTTGTGTGGGGTTAATGCATTATCATTCGCTGTAGGAGCTTATCTGCCCTTGTCTACTACCCTGCCAATTTTTGTAGGTGGGGCAATTAAAGGATTGGTTGATTGGAAAATGAAGAAGGAAAATCGCCATGAAGACGAAGAATTAGGAAAAGGAAGTCTGTTTGCTACCGGATTGGTTGCCGGAGGAGCTGTTGCAGGAGTGTTAATTGCCTTTGCGCAGGTTTTATTTGAAGAACAATTAAAAGCAGTCAGTTGGCAGGATTCATTAACAGCTGCTCTAGGTTCTGGAGGATATCAGCTGTTGGGAACACTGTTGTTTGCTTTTATGGGGCTAGTTTTATATCGTATAGCTATGAAAAGAGATTAA
- a CDS encoding D-glycero-alpha-D-manno-heptose-1,7-bisphosphate 7-phosphatase, translated as MNKAVFLDRDGVLNKELGDYVCTLNDFQVLEHNFEPLKVLRDRGFLLIVVTNQGGLAKGWYTEATLQSMHTELRRIYAEHGIEFAEIYYCNHHPEYTGSCFCRKPGSLLLEKAIARFNIDKTKSYFIGDRERDVIAGENAGVTGILIDSDQPISEIMHLITA; from the coding sequence ATGAACAAGGCAGTTTTCCTCGACCGAGATGGCGTTTTAAATAAAGAACTAGGTGATTACGTTTGTACGTTGAATGATTTTCAAGTTCTGGAGCACAATTTCGAGCCGTTGAAAGTTCTTCGTGACAGGGGATTTTTACTGATTGTAGTGACCAATCAAGGAGGGTTAGCAAAAGGTTGGTATACCGAAGCTACTTTGCAAAGCATGCACACCGAATTACGACGTATTTATGCAGAGCATGGTATTGAATTTGCTGAAATTTACTACTGCAATCATCACCCTGAATACACAGGCAGTTGTTTTTGTCGAAAACCAGGATCTTTACTACTGGAAAAAGCTATTGCACGGTTTAATATTGATAAAACAAAATCATACTTTATTGGCGACCGTGAACGGGATGTTATAGCAGGAGAAAATGCTGGTGTTACAGGAATTTTAATTGATAGTGATCAACCAATTTCAGAAATTATGCACTTAATTACCGCCTGA
- a CDS encoding DUF3810 domain-containing protein, with translation MSKQFQIACYKVLTLLLIFTLFRILSRWSFFIDHIYHEHLYKAISTVQRLITGWLPFSFGDILYTIIISIALIGIIRYIKHLIKQKENRFSVIGLGFLNSFSWIILAYLIFQLLWGFNYFRQPLSEQLNLNTERGDKEQLHKLAQFLAAEVNKTHLQLTGDSLKQYRSNKGAQELYAIAQRGYQQPDSFSINYFSTKTSVYNILMNYAGIAGYYNPFSGEAQVNTNPPQFTQPFTICHEIAHQTGISAEEEANFVGYLTALKTNNSFFKYSAQLEAFIYTASELGRLDSVARKQCYLSLNKGVRADLKEYRAFWRKYENAVEPYIEWYYDWFLKSNNQPKGIRSYNEFVNLLLGYYQHNKKGDKK, from the coding sequence ATGTCTAAACAGTTTCAAATAGCTTGTTACAAAGTATTGACATTGCTTTTAATATTCACTTTGTTCAGAATATTATCTAGATGGTCATTCTTTATCGATCATATTTACCATGAGCATTTGTATAAAGCTATTTCTACTGTGCAGCGTTTAATCACAGGCTGGTTGCCTTTTAGTTTTGGAGACATACTTTATACGATAATTATCTCAATAGCTTTAATTGGAATCATTCGTTATATAAAACACTTAATAAAACAGAAAGAAAACCGTTTTTCGGTTATTGGTTTAGGCTTTTTGAACAGTTTTTCATGGATAATTTTAGCCTACCTAATCTTTCAACTTTTATGGGGGTTTAATTATTTCAGACAGCCCTTAAGTGAACAACTTAATCTCAATACTGAAAGGGGAGACAAAGAGCAATTACATAAACTAGCTCAATTTTTAGCTGCCGAAGTAAATAAAACTCATTTACAGCTCACCGGCGATTCTTTAAAACAATACCGATCAAACAAAGGAGCCCAGGAGCTATATGCAATCGCTCAACGGGGTTACCAACAACCGGATTCATTTTCGATCAATTATTTTTCTACAAAAACATCGGTTTATAATATATTGATGAATTATGCCGGAATTGCTGGTTATTACAACCCGTTTTCGGGTGAAGCGCAGGTGAATACCAACCCTCCTCAATTTACCCAACCTTTTACCATTTGCCATGAAATAGCACACCAAACAGGGATCTCTGCTGAAGAAGAAGCTAATTTTGTTGGTTACCTGACCGCCCTGAAAACAAACAATTCTTTCTTTAAATACTCAGCTCAGCTTGAGGCTTTCATATACACCGCATCAGAATTGGGGAGATTGGACTCAGTAGCACGCAAACAATGTTATTTAAGTTTAAATAAGGGGGTCAGGGCAGACCTTAAAGAATACCGTGCTTTTTGGCGTAAATATGAAAATGCTGTTGAGCCTTATATTGAATGGTATTATGACTGGTTCTTAAAATCGAACAATCAGCCAAAAGGCATAAGAAGCTATAATGAATTTGTGAACTTGCTACTAGGTTACTATCAACACAATAAAAAGGGTGACAAAAAATAG
- the fsa gene encoding fructose-6-phosphate aldolase yields the protein MKFFIDTANLAQIKEAQDLGVLDGVTTNPSLMAKEGITGEENVMAHYKAICDLVDDNVSAEVISTDFEGMIEEGERLAAIDKKIVVKVPMIADGVKALKYFSSKGIRTNCTLVFSAGQALLAAKAGATFVSPFLGRLDDISTDGLQLIEDIRLIYDNYGYETQILSASVRHPMHIIECAKIGSDVMTGPLSAIKALLKHPLTDIGLQQFLADHAKAAAAAVK from the coding sequence ATGAAGTTTTTCATCGATACAGCCAATTTGGCACAAATTAAAGAAGCTCAGGATTTAGGAGTATTAGACGGTGTAACCACAAACCCTTCATTGATGGCCAAAGAAGGAATTACCGGCGAAGAAAACGTAATGGCTCATTACAAAGCAATTTGTGATTTAGTAGATGATAACGTTAGTGCCGAAGTAATTTCTACCGATTTTGAAGGTATGATTGAGGAAGGTGAGCGTTTAGCAGCTATCGACAAGAAAATTGTTGTTAAAGTTCCAATGATCGCAGATGGTGTTAAAGCATTAAAATACTTTTCTTCAAAAGGAATTCGTACAAACTGTACATTAGTATTCTCTGCTGGTCAAGCTTTATTGGCTGCAAAAGCAGGTGCTACTTTTGTATCTCCATTCTTAGGTCGCTTAGACGATATTTCAACTGACGGTTTACAGTTAATTGAAGACATTCGTTTGATTTACGATAACTACGGATACGAAACTCAAATTTTATCGGCTTCAGTTCGTCACCCAATGCATATTATTGAATGTGCTAAAATTGGTTCTGATGTAATGACCGGTCCGCTTTCAGCTATTAAAGCATTGTTAAAACACCCGTTAACTGATATCGGTTTACAACAATTCTTGGCTGACCATGCAAAAGCTGCAGCAGCAGCAGTTAAATAA
- a CDS encoding leucine-rich repeat domain-containing protein, with product MKTSKLITNIFFAAPFIIAACTPTTAKLHYADKVNMDTTYSTSTMELESERIPDSVFQMTNLRYLAINGMDCDYGSTNCWQINEIPSNIKNLKNLKELGLTLNAITTIPKELTELSNLKSIDLTDNAGLQDINNLTKLKNLEFLYLYGCRLTKLPDNISDLKNLKELGLVGNSLDKNEQERIKKALPNCVVKF from the coding sequence ATGAAGACTTCAAAACTTATAACCAACATTTTTTTTGCGGCACCTTTCATTATCGCAGCCTGTACGCCAACGACAGCAAAGCTTCATTATGCTGACAAGGTTAATATGGATACGACTTATTCTACTTCGACAATGGAGTTAGAAAGCGAAAGAATACCTGACAGCGTTTTTCAAATGACCAACTTGCGATACTTAGCTATAAATGGGATGGACTGCGATTATGGAAGTACAAATTGTTGGCAGATTAATGAGATTCCGAGTAACATTAAGAATTTAAAAAATCTTAAGGAGCTCGGCTTAACGCTAAACGCCATTACGACCATTCCAAAAGAATTGACAGAGCTTAGCAACTTAAAATCAATAGACTTAACGGACAATGCAGGTTTGCAGGATATTAACAATCTAACTAAACTTAAAAACCTAGAATTCTTGTATCTGTATGGATGCAGGTTAACAAAGTTGCCAGACAATATTAGCGACTTAAAAAATTTAAAAGAGTTAGGACTTGTAGGCAATAGTCTTGATAAGAATGAACAAGAAAGAATTAAGAAAGCTTTGCCAAATTGTGTTGTTAAATTCTAA
- a CDS encoding PEGA domain-containing protein, translating into MLLPKPVLNKLVFTLFFLFLSLSNLQAQNSYIQVNGEAGLSVFLNGLFKGKTSADIGGYVIENVSPGQNKLKIVKDGYAPYEEVVTVKAGEVLAYKVKPFSKHTVLFSEQGNSQSTNEQVKIETGKLIIQSVPIEIKLSISNIENADNLSKTKDQWLAESVPAGNYTIEFSLNDKKIKKIVEILANETTSVFANMLSSEITVKNSIEERKVREELDARKVLVFDSLATLCKFNFRTESDFRNQNPGITKKMNITTTENGATVYLRNPQSFKYEGPFSLAIIKGSLAYSHLLHIKNGDIEKTRTYFNELKDWMLSIVSKEDVKESNGTYFINFQKSSVSIQNGDIFGKGYIIVSFSTTTN; encoded by the coding sequence ATGCTATTACCCAAACCAGTTTTAAACAAACTAGTTTTTACACTTTTCTTTCTGTTTTTGTCCCTTTCAAATCTGCAAGCTCAAAATTCCTACATACAAGTAAATGGCGAAGCTGGATTATCCGTTTTCCTGAACGGACTGTTCAAAGGAAAAACTTCAGCAGATATTGGTGGATATGTAATTGAGAATGTATCACCTGGCCAGAATAAATTGAAAATCGTCAAGGATGGTTATGCGCCTTACGAAGAAGTCGTTACGGTAAAAGCCGGAGAAGTACTTGCTTATAAAGTTAAGCCGTTTTCTAAACACACAGTATTATTTTCCGAGCAGGGAAATTCCCAGTCAACAAATGAACAGGTTAAAATTGAAACCGGTAAACTAATCATACAATCTGTACCTATCGAAATCAAGTTGTCCATTTCTAATATTGAGAACGCCGATAACCTGTCCAAAACTAAAGATCAATGGTTGGCTGAATCTGTTCCTGCCGGGAATTATACCATTGAGTTTTCACTTAACGATAAGAAAATTAAAAAGATTGTTGAAATATTGGCTAATGAGACTACTTCCGTATTCGCCAACATGTTAAGCAGCGAAATCACTGTTAAAAATTCAATTGAAGAAAGAAAAGTACGAGAAGAACTCGATGCTAGGAAAGTTTTGGTATTCGATAGCCTTGCAACTCTATGTAAATTCAATTTTAGAACGGAGTCTGATTTTAGAAATCAAAATCCAGGAATAACTAAAAAAATGAATATTACAACCACAGAAAATGGCGCGACGGTTTATCTTAGAAATCCTCAAAGTTTTAAATATGAGGGGCCGTTCTCATTAGCTATTATAAAAGGCTCATTAGCTTATTCACATTTGTTACATATAAAAAATGGGGATATTGAAAAAACGAGGACTTATTTTAATGAATTAAAAGATTGGATGCTTTCAATAGTTTCAAAGGAAGATGTTAAAGAATCAAACGGCACATATTTTATTAATTTTCAAAAAAGTTCCGTCTCGATTCAAAATGGTGATATTTTTGGAAAGGGTTACATAATTGTATCTTTTTCTACCACCACAAACTAG
- a CDS encoding helix-turn-helix domain-containing protein: MTTGAILKAFRERNNLSQESVASFLEVKREMLSYYENDSRVAPLDVLEKLADLYGAELADFFETDNDQIQTNIAFAFRAEGIQESDLHQIAQFRKIVKNYFKLIELETHA, translated from the coding sequence ATGACAACCGGTGCAATTTTAAAAGCATTCCGTGAAAGGAATAATCTTTCGCAGGAGTCGGTGGCTTCTTTTCTGGAAGTGAAACGGGAAATGTTGAGTTATTATGAAAATGATAGTAGAGTAGCTCCCCTAGATGTCTTAGAAAAACTGGCTGATTTATACGGTGCCGAACTTGCCGATTTTTTTGAAACGGACAACGATCAAATCCAGACAAATATTGCTTTTGCTTTTAGGGCTGAAGGTATTCAAGAAAGTGACTTACATCAGATAGCGCAATTCAGAAAGATTGTTAAAAATTACTTTAAGCTTATAGAACTGGAAACTCATGCTTAG
- a CDS encoding ImmA/IrrE family metallo-endopeptidase: MQVEASQFRLIQGIGVSEPIRLKSWLPKLGVVALFRPLSDNFSGMAVKQGEQKFIIINSEHRLSKQHFTVAHELYHLFIQKDFTAEVSHAGRFDKKDKTEFEADWFAAYLLMPEDGILSLIPKEELSKNKISLSTLVKIEQYFACSRTALLIRLEKLGLIDYSKYEAYTKNVIASALMLGYDDTLYKKGNENLVIGDYGVRAKKLFDKGTISESHFISLMNDIGVDISRITNDNEQE, encoded by the coding sequence TTGCAAGTAGAAGCATCTCAGTTTAGATTAATCCAAGGCATTGGAGTAAGTGAGCCTATTCGGCTAAAAAGTTGGTTACCTAAACTTGGAGTCGTTGCCCTATTTAGGCCCTTGAGCGATAATTTCTCTGGCATGGCGGTAAAGCAAGGTGAGCAGAAGTTTATCATCATAAATTCAGAACATCGATTGAGCAAACAACATTTTACGGTCGCCCATGAACTGTATCATTTATTTATACAAAAAGACTTTACTGCAGAAGTAAGCCATGCTGGACGATTCGATAAAAAAGATAAAACTGAGTTTGAAGCAGATTGGTTTGCCGCTTATTTATTAATGCCTGAGGATGGGATACTTTCTTTAATTCCTAAAGAAGAACTTTCAAAAAATAAGATCTCATTGTCTACTCTAGTAAAAATAGAACAATATTTTGCCTGTAGTAGAACTGCATTATTAATTAGGTTAGAGAAACTGGGATTGATCGATTACTCCAAGTATGAAGCGTATACAAAAAATGTCATTGCTAGCGCTTTAATGCTTGGTTATGATGATACTTTGTATAAAAAAGGTAATGAGAACCTTGTTATAGGAGACTATGGGGTAAGAGCCAAAAAATTGTTTGATAAGGGCACTATATCTGAATCCCATTTCATTAGTTTGATGAATGATATTGGTGTGGACATTTCTAGGATAACTAATGACAATGAGCAAGAATAA
- a CDS encoding YdeI/OmpD-associated family protein — MPQNPLHKKLRIQPGNQLLLVNAPTGFMSLIEPLPEEVTLNFELKGLKNDVVLLFVKNMEELIRDLSVVVNALKPNTVFWICYPKKTSSIKSDLSLMDSWKELDEFKLSGVAAASVDDTWTALRFRPYDQIKKSEVCNEEIKQNEFSEFIDVENRQVNLPPDLNNAMQSHPASLTAFQKLSYTNKKEYVLWILTAKQDKTRVARIDKAVEKLILGKKNPAEK, encoded by the coding sequence ATGCCTCAAAATCCACTTCATAAAAAGTTGAGAATTCAGCCTGGTAACCAACTTTTATTGGTTAATGCCCCAACAGGTTTTATGTCATTAATAGAACCCTTACCAGAGGAGGTTACACTTAATTTTGAATTAAAAGGATTAAAGAATGATGTTGTGCTCCTGTTTGTTAAAAATATGGAGGAACTGATAAGAGACTTAAGTGTCGTAGTTAATGCCTTAAAGCCAAATACAGTTTTCTGGATTTGTTATCCAAAGAAAACTTCAAGCATTAAATCGGATTTAAGTTTGATGGATAGCTGGAAAGAACTCGACGAATTTAAATTGAGTGGAGTGGCCGCAGCATCTGTTGATGATACCTGGACCGCTTTGCGTTTCAGACCTTATGATCAGATTAAGAAGTCGGAGGTGTGTAATGAAGAAATTAAGCAAAATGAGTTTTCTGAATTTATTGATGTAGAAAATCGTCAGGTCAACCTCCCTCCTGATTTGAATAATGCCATGCAATCACATCCAGCATCACTCACGGCATTTCAAAAGCTCTCTTACACCAACAAAAAAGAATATGTACTTTGGATTTTAACAGCCAAACAAGATAAAACTCGTGTGGCAAGGATTGATAAAGCAGTTGAAAAATTGATTTTAGGGAAGAAAAATCCTGCTGAGAAATAG
- a CDS encoding TrmH family RNA methyltransferase translates to MRKLKLDELNRVSVEEFKDQEKLPIVIVLDNVRSMNNIGSIFRTSDAFALEGIYLCGITAQPPHRDIEKTALGATQSVDWFYFATTEEAVADLHAEGYEVLAIEQAENSIMLQDFKPINGKKYALIFGNEVNGVGDDVMKMVDKCLEIPQFGTKHSFNIVVSMGIVGWDFCSKLKLS, encoded by the coding sequence ATGCGGAAACTGAAATTGGATGAATTGAACAGGGTAAGTGTTGAAGAATTTAAGGATCAAGAAAAACTTCCTATTGTTATCGTTTTAGATAACGTTAGAAGTATGAATAATATAGGTTCGATTTTCAGAACATCCGATGCCTTTGCACTTGAAGGTATTTATTTATGTGGAATAACGGCTCAACCTCCTCATCGTGATATTGAAAAAACAGCTTTAGGAGCAACACAATCAGTTGATTGGTTTTATTTTGCTACTACTGAAGAAGCGGTTGCTGATTTACATGCTGAAGGCTATGAAGTACTTGCAATTGAACAGGCTGAAAACAGTATTATGTTGCAGGATTTTAAACCTATTAATGGTAAAAAATATGCGTTAATATTCGGAAATGAAGTGAATGGTGTTGGAGACGATGTAATGAAAATGGTTGACAAATGCCTTGAAATTCCTCAGTTTGGTACCAAACACTCTTTTAATATTGTAGTAAGTATGGGTATAGTTGGTTGGGACTTTTGTTCTAAATTAAAATTAAGTTAA
- the ygiD gene encoding 4,5-DOPA dioxygenase extradiol — METLKSWVQSLTTATNSPIMPALFVGHGSPMNAIEENDYTKAWKLIGELVAVPKAILVVSAHWLTRGTYVTAMEKPRTIHDFGGFPRQLFEVEYPAPGSVEFATLTKQQVKLAQIELDHEWGLDHGTWSVLVKMFPQADIPVFQLSIDFTKPISWHYELTKELNFLRSKGVLIIGSGNIVHNLRMVNFHEQGGYDWANEFDETVKELLIQNNHSKLINFESLGKSALLSIPTTEHYIPLIYTIGLMKDNENVSFPIEGMDLGSISMRSVLIN; from the coding sequence ATGGAAACCTTAAAAAGCTGGGTACAGTCGTTAACAACTGCAACTAACAGTCCTATAATGCCTGCTTTATTTGTAGGTCATGGTAGCCCTATGAATGCAATTGAAGAAAACGATTATACAAAAGCTTGGAAATTGATAGGGGAGTTGGTTGCAGTTCCAAAAGCAATTTTGGTTGTTTCTGCCCATTGGCTAACCAGAGGGACTTATGTTACTGCTATGGAAAAACCGCGTACCATTCATGATTTCGGAGGTTTTCCAAGGCAATTATTCGAAGTAGAGTATCCGGCACCGGGCAGTGTTGAGTTTGCTACACTAACAAAACAGCAAGTTAAACTTGCTCAAATTGAGCTCGATCACGAATGGGGTTTGGATCATGGGACTTGGTCTGTTTTAGTAAAAATGTTTCCTCAAGCTGATATTCCTGTGTTTCAATTAAGCATTGACTTCACTAAACCCATTAGCTGGCATTACGAACTAACTAAGGAACTTAATTTTTTACGTTCTAAGGGCGTTTTAATAATTGGTAGCGGAAATATTGTTCACAATTTACGAATGGTGAATTTTCATGAACAAGGCGGTTATGACTGGGCTAATGAATTTGATGAAACTGTAAAAGAGCTGCTAATACAAAACAACCATAGTAAATTAATAAATTTTGAAAGTCTTGGTAAAAGCGCACTTTTATCAATCCCAACAACCGAACATTATATCCCGTTAATCTACACCATAGGCTTAATGAAAGACAATGAAAACGTGTCATTCCCAATAGAGGGGATGGATTTAGGTTCCATTTCAATGAGATCTGTACTAATTAATTAA
- the bioB gene encoding biotin synthase BioB encodes MAEVRHNWTKEEIAEVYNTPLMDLIYRAATIHRENEDYAEVQISSLLSIKTGGCPEDCSYCPQAARYHTDVEVQALMQVDQVISAAQKAKEGGASRLCMGAAWREVRDNRDFDRVLEMVKAVNELDMEVCCTLGMLNENQAQRLADAGLYAYNHNLDTSEDDYKRIITTRNFDDRLNTIENVRKAKISVCSGGIVGLGETTEDRISMLHTLANMPKHPESVPINALVPVKGTPMENQPRVPIQDMVRMIATARIVMPKSVVRLSAGRTEMSMSDQALCFMAGANSIFAGEKLLTTPNPTFNEDMQMFDILGLTARESFKERKKTQAVVS; translated from the coding sequence ATGGCTGAAGTAAGACACAACTGGACGAAAGAAGAAATTGCCGAAGTTTATAATACTCCGCTGATGGATTTGATCTATCGCGCGGCAACAATACACCGTGAAAACGAAGATTATGCTGAAGTGCAGATCAGCAGTTTACTTTCTATTAAGACCGGAGGTTGCCCGGAAGATTGCTCTTACTGTCCGCAAGCGGCACGTTACCACACAGATGTGGAAGTACAGGCATTAATGCAGGTTGACCAAGTAATATCAGCTGCTCAAAAAGCGAAGGAGGGTGGGGCCTCTCGTTTATGTATGGGGGCTGCTTGGCGTGAAGTGCGTGATAATCGTGACTTTGACCGCGTTTTGGAAATGGTTAAAGCAGTAAATGAACTTGATATGGAAGTTTGTTGTACTTTGGGTATGTTGAACGAAAATCAGGCTCAACGCTTAGCTGATGCTGGTTTGTATGCTTACAACCATAATCTGGATACATCAGAAGACGACTACAAACGAATCATTACCACTCGTAATTTTGATGATCGATTAAATACAATTGAAAATGTGCGTAAAGCTAAAATTTCGGTTTGTTCTGGAGGGATTGTTGGCTTAGGTGAAACGACTGAAGATCGTATTTCAATGTTACATACCCTGGCAAACATGCCTAAACACCCTGAATCAGTTCCAATTAATGCTTTGGTACCTGTAAAAGGAACTCCTATGGAAAATCAACCACGTGTACCAATTCAAGATATGGTAAGAATGATTGCTACAGCTCGTATTGTAATGCCTAAATCAGTGGTTCGTTTATCTGCTGGTCGTACGGAAATGAGCATGTCGGATCAGGCATTGTGTTTTATGGCTGGTGCTAATTCAATTTTTGCCGGTGAAAAATTATTAACCACTCCAAATCCGACTTTTAATGAAGATATGCAAATGTTCGATATTTTAGGTTTAACGGCTCGTGAATCGTTCAAGGAACGAAAAAAAACGCAAGCTGTTGTGAGCTAA